The Thermodesulfovibrionales bacterium nucleotide sequence ATCGAAGCTGCTGAACAGCATGTTCATGGAGTTGATGATGAAGTCGAGGCGGCCTTCAAAGACCGAGGGCAATGCCTTCACGGCCTTCTCCATTGCCTCTGCCCAGGGTGCACGATGGCCGTTCGTCAATCCCCAGGCCTCCAAGAGCTTCGTGGCCTTAGCAGCGACTTCCCTCGCACTCTCAGGGCCCACGCCAAAAAGCTTATCCAAGATCTCCTTGTATTTGCGGGGATCGATGAGTTCCTCGGTAGAATGGGCATCAAGACTCTTTTCCTCAACCGCCATAAAGAAAGGCAGGCATGCCTCAAAGAGCTTCATATAGAGGTGGGAACTTCCGAAGAGCTTTACAACAGTCTCTTTAACGGTATCAGGATTCTTCCCGTCGATAAAAGGACTCAATAACGTAAACCATGCCTTGCTCAAGTCCGGCAGCTCAGCCTCAGGGACTTCTCCTGAAGCAGCCTGCCTTTCGGTCGGATGGAGAAAAGACTGTTGCCATTGCCTTGCAACCACTGCCCAGGCATCCATGCCCTTTGCCCACCAGTCAGAAAGATTGGCCGAACGGTTCGTCAAAGCCAGCCACGCATTGCTCAAATCGGAAAGCCCTCGCCCCATGGCCTCGGATGCCTCCCTCTTGGTCCCCGTAAGATTGAGAACGGCTTGTCGCAACAGATCCTGCCTCACTTTTTCAGCAGTCTCTGCCCAAGCCTCCATGGCCTCTTTCTGGGACCTCAACCAAGAGTCAAAATAGTCTGTCCTTCGCTCCATGAAATGTCTCCTCCATCTGCGGTACTTTGGGAATGACTACGTCAGTTTCCACAATAATATTATACCGCCAATTCTGTCTGTCTCATAGGAGTGCAAATCTTCCTCCTTGATGGAAGGAACCATGAGAGTGTTTTATCCTCCCCTTCGGAATGTGACTAGCATCACGGAATCGAGATACCCTGCGGAAGTACACTTATGTTACGAGGCGCAAAGTTACTCAATGAGAACCAGGCTTTCATCGATACTCGTCCTTTCTTCCCTCCTCCTCTGGTCCCCTGTCGTCAACGGCGAATCAAACGGCATACGAAAGGATCCTGGAGCGGTAAGGGTCCCGATCCTTTTGTACCATCGTTTCGGACTCAGAGTATCAGACGCTATGACCGTAACAACAGACGTGTTTAGATCCCATCTGGAGTACATAAAGGACAGAGGATTTACGGTCATCCCCCTCAGACAGTTGATCAATTACTATCTCGGGAAGGGACCCCCGCCATCCCAAGGGTCTGTTGTGATCGTTGCCGATGATGCGCACAAATCTGTCTATACCGATATGCTGCCGCTCGTGAGGCAGTATAACGTTCCGGTGACTCTCTTCGTTTACCCCTCTGCAATATCGAAGGCCTCCTATGCCATGACATGGGCAGAGCTCAGAGAACTCAAGGAGACCGGTCTCTTCGACTTCCAGGGCCACACCTTCTGGCATCCGAATTTCAAGAAAGAAAAAATGAGACTGTCAGGGGCCGATTACCAAAAGTTTGTGGCGATGCAGTTGAAAAAGTCGAAGGACAGACTTGAGAGAGAACTGAACGTCGAGGTGGATATGCTGGCATGGCCTTTCGGAATTTATGATGATGAGCTCATAAGGCATGCGGAGGGCGCGGGCTACGCAGCTGCCTTCACGATAGAGAGGAGGCATGCTGCCAATCGGGAAAATGTCATGAAGATTCCCCGTTATCTGATGCAAAACTCGGACAGGGGGAAGACCTTTGAGATGATCCTGGGGCGACCCCCGGGTCGGAAGTCTTTCAGTGAAGAGGAGGCAAGGCGATGAGAACAGGCAGGATGTGGTTCTATACTCTTTTCTGTGTACTCTCTTTTTTACCCTCCGTGGCCTCGGCCTCTGGTTTTGGAGCAGGCAGGGTAATGGATTATCTGACGCGAAAGCCTATCGAAGGTGCCATCGTCACCGGAGAAAACGAGATCATCCGCACCGACAGTGACGGCATGTTTATGCTCAAGAATGCCGCCGATAAGATCGGCATCAGGGCTTACGGGTATGCAAGGGGAGAGCAGGCACTCCCCGCGCCTGGAGCCACGGCACCACTCAACATCTACCTCAGGCCTTTTGTTCCGAAGGCCCTCTATCTGACGTACTATGGGATTGGTGACAGGTCGTTGCGTGAATCGGCACTGAACCTCATGAAGGAGACCGAACTCAATGCCCTCGTCATTGATGTGAAAGGGGACCGCGGTGTTATCACGTACAAGAGCTCCATACCCCTCGTCTCTGAGGTCGGCGCACAGAAGCAGGTCATCGTAAAGGATATCAGGGGGCTGCTCCAATCCCTGAAAGAGAGAGGCATCTATGCCATTGCGCGGA carries:
- a CDS encoding poly(R)-hydroxyalkanoic acid synthase subunit PhaE, which produces MERRTDYFDSWLRSQKEAMEAWAETAEKVRQDLLRQAVLNLTGTKREASEAMGRGLSDLSNAWLALTNRSANLSDWWAKGMDAWAVVARQWQQSFLHPTERQAASGEVPEAELPDLSKAWFTLLSPFIDGKNPDTVKETVVKLFGSSHLYMKLFEACLPFFMAVEEKSLDAHSTEELIDPRKYKEILDKLFGVGPESAREVAAKATKLLEAWGLTNGHRAPWAEAMEKAVKALPSVFEGRLDFIINSMNMLFSSFDAASYSMFPPSAVERDRERAELLLALCDGLSLYMAKVTEYQGVIYETGLKAMDSVIEACIEQSRQGLTMKGFDDFLSLWLDVSEKNYHSLFETEGFSKLHGELLNAATSIRTLSSRLTELHLAETPLVLRSEMDELYKIIHDLKKEVKALKKERTATRL
- a CDS encoding polysaccharide deacetylase family protein, yielding MRTRLSSILVLSSLLLWSPVVNGESNGIRKDPGAVRVPILLYHRFGLRVSDAMTVTTDVFRSHLEYIKDRGFTVIPLRQLINYYLGKGPPPSQGSVVIVADDAHKSVYTDMLPLVRQYNVPVTLFVYPSAISKASYAMTWAELRELKETGLFDFQGHTFWHPNFKKEKMRLSGADYQKFVAMQLKKSKDRLERELNVEVDMLAWPFGIYDDELIRHAEGAGYAAAFTIERRHAANRENVMKIPRYLMQNSDRGKTFEMILGRPPGRKSFSEEEARR